From a single Silene latifolia isolate original U9 population chromosome 6, ASM4854445v1, whole genome shotgun sequence genomic region:
- the LOC141587039 gene encoding abscisic acid receptor PYL4-like, whose amino-acid sequence MPKSSVLLHRINNHQTTTLTDAHISHRRTTRQPTIQTTTTPEDNFDIPDDVVRYHTQPVGPNQCCSAVVQEIQAPVQTVWSVVRRFDAPQVYKHFVRRCDVISGDGDVGTLRRVRVVSGLPAAISDERLEILDDHRCVISFSVVGGDHRLSNYRSVTSLHSAAAGCGGDEEKTIVVESYVVDTPVGNTKEETCVFVDTIVRCNLQSLAQIAENLVRREKGDSQNNNNNSQSA is encoded by the coding sequence atgcCAAAGTCATCGGTTTTGCTCCACAGAATAAACAACCATCAAACCACAACACTCACCGACGCTCACATCTCCCACCGCCGCACCACCCGACAACCCACCATCCAGACCACAACAACCCCCGAAGACAACTTTGACATTCCAGACGACGTCGTTCGATACCACACCCAACCAGTTGGTCCAAACCAGTGCTGTTCCGCCGTGGTTCAAGAGATCCAAGCCCCAGTCCAGACCGTTTGGTCCGTCGTTCGCCGGTTCGATGCTCCTCAGGTTTACAAGCATTTCGTACGCAGATGTGACGTCATCTCCGGAGACGGTGACGTCGGCACTCTCCGCCGCGTCAGGGTTGTTTCCGGTCTTCCTGCCGCGATTTCCGATGAGAGACTGGAGATCTTGGATGACCATCGATGCGTGATTTCGTTTTCTGTTGTCGGGGGTGACCACCGTCTGTCTAATTATCGTTCGGTGACGTCCCTCCACTCCGCTGCGGCTGGGTGCGGGGGCGATGAGGAGAAGACCATTGTTGTTGAGTCGTATGTTGTTGATACGCCGGTGGGTAACACAAAGGAGGAAACATGTGTGTTTGTTGATACTATCGTTAGGTGTAATCTTCAATCGTTGGCTCAGATCGCCGAGAATTTAGTCAGAAGAGAGAAAGGAGATAGtcagaataacaacaacaactcacAATCAGCTTAA
- the LOC141588402 gene encoding uncharacterized protein LOC141588402 has translation MSEERLAGMEAKMDQLTNLVNVTLEAVNTVMANIPTPERGRPPPYRGRGRGRGILGAGRGQPHPQNEEELNSDSEESMMEEGNYLARDKDVKVEIPDFHGSLNPKDLLDWLRSVERVFEFKNYDDRKAFKVAILKLKGYASLWYESMKHQRIRDGKEPVRSWLKLKKKLREKFIAKDYTQDIFIKLTQLRQEQLTVEAYLRSFEQLTLQCEVTEKPEQKIARFIEGLDPKIASKVRMQQVWSFDEAVNLALRIEKLGKVKPATPKFPTRTTFKPYTGVKITEVPKPVTQPTVDKGKAPMYPKPNPPLSRDKIKCFQCQGFGHFKKDCPSNRALTAMEIEEWEREGHNLVLWRVMHSQPAPLEADQRSMIFRSRCTVQRRVCNLIIDGGSYTNVASTIMVSKLSLPTQKHPNPYKLRWLSKGYEVRVDKQCIVPFSIGKVYKDEVLCDVVPMDACHLLLGRPWEFYRNTTHQGKKNVYVFKHNGKRVTLTPLPPNQRGYGSPNMPEEVDGVLFLSEAAMIKELRQEQPVLFLLSRETNNEGNNDVPAEVQPLIQKYKEIFPAELPSGLPPLRGIEHHIDLVLGSVLPNRPAYRCDPTTTKELQHQIEELMTKGFVRESLSPCAVPALLVPKKDGSWRMCTDSRAINNITVKYRFPIPRLDDMLDELSGAQIFSKIDLRQGYHQLEKCTFMVNEVAFLGYIVSGRGISVDQEKIQAMQTWPVPQTITEVRGFHGLASFYRRFIKNFSSIVAPIASV, from the exons atgagtGAGGAGAGATTAGCAGGAATGGAAGCAAAGATGGATCAGTTAACCAACCTGGTTAATGTGACCCTGGAAGCTGTGAATACTGTGATGGCAAACATTCCCACTCCAGAAAGAGGAAGGCCACCACCCTACAGAGgaagaggcaggggtagaggtaTCCTTGGAGCAGGAAGGGGCCAACCACACCCTCAGAATGAAGAGGAACTCAACTCAGATTCAGAAGAATCCATGATGGAAGAAGGTAACTACTTGGCTAGAGATAAGGATGTTAAGGTAGAAAtccctgatttccatggtagtttaaatcctaAGGACTTGTTAGACTGGCTTAGatctgttgagagagtctttgagtttaaaaatTATGATGACAGAAAAGCTTTTAAGGTTGCTATTTTAAAACTCAAGGGctatgcatctctttggtatgagAGTATGAAACACCAAAGAATTAGAGATGGAAAGGAACCAGTTAGGTCTTGGCTTAAGTTAAAAAAGAAGTTAAGGGAGAAATTCATAGCTAAAGACTATACTCAGGATATTTTTATCAAGCTGACTCAATTGAGACAAGAGCAGTTAACTGTCGAGGCCTaccttaggagctttgaacaatTAACCCTACAATGTGAGGTCACTGAAAAACCTGagcaaaagattgctaggttcATTGAGGGTTTGGACCCTAAGATAGCTAGCAAGGTGAGAATGCAACAAGTCTGGTCATTTGATGAGGCAGTTAACCTAGCCTTAAGAATTGAGAAACTAGGGAAGGTGAAGCCTGCAACACCCAAATTTCCCACCAGAACAACATTCAAACCCTACACTGGTGTCAAAATTACTGAGGTACCTAAACCAGTTACCCAACCAACGGTAGACAAAGGGAAGGCACCCATGTATCCCAAACCCAACCCACCTCTATCCAGGGATAAGATCAAGTGCTTCCAATGCCAGGGCTTTGGCCATTTTaagaaggactgtccttctaacAGAGCTCTCACAGCTATGGAGATTGAAGAATGGGAGAGGGAAG GGCACAATTTGGTCCTATGGAGGGTTATGCACTCTCAACCAGCTCCTCTAGAAGCTGATCAGAGGTCCATGATATTCAGGAGTAGGTGCACTGTCCAAAGGAGAGTGTGTAATTTGATCATTGATGGAGGTAGCTATACCAATGTAGCTTCCACCATCATGGTTAGCAAGCTGAGCTTGCCTACTCAGAAGCACCCCAATCCATACAAACTGAGATGGTTAAGCAAAGGATATGAAGTGAGAGTTGACAAGCAATGCATTGTTCCTTTTTCAATTGGGAAGGTGTACAAGGATGAAGTACTGTGTGATGTGGTCCCTATGGATGCCTGCCATCTACTGCTAGGGAGACCATGGGAGTTTTACAGAAATACCACTCACCAGGGGAAGAAGAATGTCTATGTTTTCAAGCATAATGGGAAGAGAGTCACCCTGACTCCCTTACCACCAAACCAGAGGGGTTATGGAAGTCCTAACATGCCTGAGGAGGTTGATGGAGTGTTGTTTCTATCTGAGGCAGCCATGATCAAGGAGCTGAGGCAAGAGCAACCTGTATTGTTTCTCCTATCAAGGGAAACCAACAATGAGGGGAACAATGATGTGCCTGCAGAGGTTCAACCCCTGATTCAGAAGTACAAGGAGATTTTTCCAGCTGAGTTGCCTAGTGGATTGCCACCCCTGAGAGGCATTGAACATCACATAGACCTTGTACTTGGCTCTGTGCTCCCTAACAGGCCAGCTTACAGATGTGATCCCACAACAACCAAGGAGCTACAACATCAGATTGAGGAATTAATGACAAAAGGGTTTGTGAGAGAATCATTGAGCCCATGTGCAGTACCTGCCTTACTAGTGCCTAAGAAAGATGGAAGTTGGAGAATGTGTACTGATAGCAGGGCTATAAACAACATCACAGTCAAGTACAGATTCCCTATTCCAAGGCTAGATGACATGTTGGATGAGCTCAGTGGGGCTCAGATCTTTTCAAAAATAGATCTCAGGcaagggtatcatcag CTTGAAAAGTGtaccttcatggtcaatgaggtagCATTTCTGGGGTATATTGTATCAGGAAGAGGGATTTCAGTTGATCAGGAGAAGATTCAGGCTATGCAAACTTGGCCAGTCCCACAAACAATCACAGAGGTAAGGGGATTTCATGGCCTGGCATCTTTCTACAGAAGGTTCATTAAGAATTTCAGCTCAATTGTTGCACCAATTGCGAGTGTATGA